From the Dryobates pubescens isolate bDryPub1 chromosome 29, bDryPub1.pri, whole genome shotgun sequence genome, one window contains:
- the TOR1B gene encoding torsin-1B has protein sequence MRRALGLLWLLLPGLAAQEPISVGLAIGVAWALTSFLSHPRFYCSYVECCPAAEQRLNATALKVQLESRLFGQHLARDVVLKAVLGFSTNPGRKKPLTLSLHGWAGTGKNFLSQLLVEHIHPAGLRSKFVHLFLPTLHFPHDSQVKLYKDQLQAWIRGNVSACPHSVFIFDEMDKMHPGLIDAIKPFLDYYEQIDGVSYRKAIFIFLSNAGGDLINKAALDFWLSGRRREEIQLKDLEPALSVGVFNNKNSGLWHSSLIDRNLIDYFVPFLPLERRHVALCVRAEMQARGYLVDEQVVQAVLEEMTFFPREQKLFSDKGCKTVQAKLDIHEGAAAGAAGAGR, from the exons ATGCGGAGGGCGCTTGggttgctctggctgctgctgccgggGCTGGCGGCGCAGGAGCCGATCAGCGTGGGCCTGGCCATCGGCGTGGCCTGGGCGCTCACCAGCTTCCTCTCCCACCCCCGCTTCTACTGCAGCTACGTGGAGTGCTGCCCCGCCGCCGAGCAGCGCCTCAACGCCACCG CGCTGAAGGTgcagctggagtccaggctCTTCGGGCAGCACCTGGCCAGGGATGTGGTCCTGAAGGCGGTGCTGGGCTTCAGCACCAACCCCGGCCGCAAGAAGCCGCTGACGCTGTCGCTGCACGGCTGGGCTGGCACCGGCAAGAACttcctcagccagctgctggtggagcaCATCCACCCTGCTGGCCTGCGCAGCAAGTTCGTCCACCTCTTCCTGCCCACCCTCCACTTCCCCCACGACAGCCAAGTGAAGCTCTACAAG GACCAGCTGCAGGCCTGGATCCGAGGCAATGTCAGTGCCTGTCCCCACTCTGTCTTCATCTTTGATGAGATGGACAAGATGCACCCAGGCCTCATCGATGCCATCAAACCCTTCCTGGACTACTACGAGCAGATCGACGGAGTGTCCTACAGGAAGGCCATCTTCATCTTCCTCAG CAATGCAGGGGGGGACCTGATCAACAAAGCAGCTCTGGACTTCTGGCTGAGCGGGAGGCGGAGGGAGGAGAtccagctgaaggacctggagccCGCGCTCTCCGTGGGGGTCTTCAACAACAAGAACA gtgggctgtggcacagcagcctcATCGACAGGAACCTCATCGACTACTTCGTTCCCTTCCTGCCGCTGGAGCGCCGCCACGTGGCGCTGTGCGTCAGGGCCGAGATGCAGGCCCGCGGCTACCTGGTGGACGAGCAGGTCGTGCAGGCGGTGCTGGAGGAGATGACCTTCTTCCCCAGGGAGCAGAAGCTCTTCTCTGACAAGGGCTGCAAGACTGTGCAGGCCAAGCTGGACATCCACGAGGGAGCCGCGGCGGGGGCGGCCGGAGCCGGGCGCTGA
- the LOC128898651 gene encoding torsin-1A-like: MKLLRAALGLLLLLGPAGAVEPISLGLAIAGAAASALTGIISYPRLYCYFRECCLQRQDQRAAAGLQENLERRLFGQHLVSKVVVKAVRGFLNNTNAKKPLALSLHGWTGTGKNFVSRIVAESIYKRGLHSKYVHQFVATLHFPHANSINLYKDQLQSWIRGNVSICPRSLFIFDEMDKMHAGLIDSIKPFLDYYELLDGVSYRQAIFIFLSNAGAEKITEVALDFWRKGRSREDIQLTDIQNALSVSVFNNKNSGFWHSTLIDRNLIDYFVPFLPLEYRHVKLCARAEAEARGYAAHDELLGRVAEEMTYFPREERIYSDKGCKTVDSKLDYYYDL; encoded by the exons ATGAAGCTGCTGCGGgcggccctggggctgctgctgctgctggggccggCGGGCGCCGTGGAGCCcatcagcctggggctggcGATCGCGGGCGCCGCCGCCTCGGCGCTCACCGGCATCATCTCCTACCCGCGGCTCTACTGCTACTTCAgggagtgctgcctgcagcggcAGGACCAGCGCGCTGCCGCCG ggctgcaggagaacctggagaggaggctgttCGGGCAGCACCTGGTGAGCAAGGTGGTCGTGAAGGCCGTGAGAGGCTTCTTGAACAACACCAACGCCAAGAAGCCTCTCGCCCTGTCCTTGCACGGCTGGACTGGCACAGGCAAGAACTTCGTCAGCAGGATCGTGGCCGAGAGCATTTACAAGAGAGGCCTGCACAGCAAGTACGTCCATCAGTTCGTGGCCACTTTGCACTTCCCTCATGCCAACAGCATCAACCTCTACAAG gaCCAGCTGCAGTCCTGGATCCGGGGCAATGTGAGCAtctgccccaggtccctcttcaTCTTTGATGAGATGGACAAGATGCATGCAGGACTCATTGACTCCATCAAACCTTTCCTGGACTACTATGAGCTCCTGGATGGGGTCTCCTACCGCCAAGCCATCTTCATCTTCCTCAG CAATGCAGGAGCTGAGAAGATAACAGAGGTGGCCCTGGACTtctggaggaaggggaggagcagggaggacatccAGCTGACAGACATCCAGAATGCCCTCTCTGTGTCTGTCTTCAACAACAAGAACA GTGGGTTCTGGCACAGCACCCTGATCGACAGGAACCTCATCGACTACTTCGTGCCCTTCCTGCCGCTGGAGTACCGCCACGTCAAGCTGTGCGCCCGCGCCGAGGCCGAGGCCCGCGGCTACGCCGCGCACGacgagctgctgggcagggtggccGAGGAGATGACCTActtccccagggaggagaggatcTACTCGGACAAGGGCTGCAAGACTGTGGACTCAAAGCTGGACTACTACTACGACTTGTAG